The Pyrus communis chromosome 8, drPyrComm1.1, whole genome shotgun sequence region ACACAAATCAACACAATTTCCTCATGATAGGAAGACACGCCGAAAAAATACTTTGTGTTTCTTGCCACACTTCGGTGATGGAAGAAGGATATGAGGATTCTTTTGTGGCGCCACCAATTCTTGCAAATTTGGTGGGCCAATAAAAAACATTTCAAATCTCTTTTGGAAATCAGAACAGCAACTTTGGAAAGACATTTCAACGTTCACGGATTGCTTGAAGATAAGCCACTCTCCGAGCCAGCAATCCCCTCAATCAAACCACAAACGCCCACTCCCAccacagcaaaaaaaaaaaaaaaaaaaaagcatcaatCAAGTCGCTCTGCCCCATTGACACCTTCCCAACCATTGGATCAACAACCCCAATCAATTGCAGCCGCTAGGACTTTGAAAAGGACGTTGTTCCCTGATCAACCAAACACATCTGCCAGGTAAACTTTTCCTTACGAGTGATGCTCTCATCTGTCAATCTTATTAACCGTACTTGCTTCTCATGGTTATATGTTTGCAATCATGAAAAGGTGTTGACCACTCTTTCGCACTCTTTTCCATAACTATCACGTTTATCTTTACCCTTATCAATTTTGCTTTCATTCATAGCAAAAAACCTCGCACCGAGCAAACAGCCACAACAAATGCTGCCAGAATTGCTGCAGAATTCCACAATCTGGTTGTCCCCAAGATCAAACCTGCCGACAAAGTTCCAATTGCCgccctcaaaacaaaaactcagcccaaaaaaaacaaagataggtAACTTACAATTTGTTGTTTGCACGCATGCTTGAATAGATTCATAATGGCTGACTTTGTTACGTTATGATTGATGTTTTTTGCTATAGCGTCGAAGATCTTCGGTCCCAGAAAAAGTGAACAGCCATGCTCTCCGTGATCGAACGCTACACACCATGCtgcatatttttttgttttaacatcTATGGTTGACGACTTACTTGTGCAAACACCACTTTTCCTGTGTTTTGCTAACTGCTAAGTGAGGTATGTAGGTTGCAGAGCATATATTTTGTCGTCTTAACTGCAGGGGCAAAATATGTGTAAACTGCAGTTTGCTTCTGTTTCTTCAGTTTCATATGAAAACAGACCTTTCTGTTTTTTTGCCTTTGAACAATTGTGGTTCAAAAATTAGCTACTTGAACAAGCCCTCAACACGTTCTATGTTATATTTCCTGTTGAACTACCTGCCTACACTGCAGGACACATGTTATATGTGTGACCTAAATGTTTCTTCTGTTTCTTAAGTAAACAGAAGTTTTTTGGAAACCATCTCTTTCTAATCAAACACGTACAGTTTCTTCCCACTCATTATGCAATGTGTTTATATGCCAACTCACTTAAATGTGTATAAAAGCAAAACTGATTATCTTACCGGCCTTATTCACTCATGTGTCCCTCTGTTTGTTCATAATTGTCTTGCATTTAGTCAACTTAAATGTGTTTTATCCATTTGATTACGTTTGAAACAGCTGattcccgcagcaacgcgcgggcgtAATTTCTAGTAACATTCAAATGTTTTGTTTAGTGGCCTTTGGGCCGTATGCAACAAATGCTACTTTGGAAATGGCAAACACAGCAAATGTGAAATGTTACGTTTGGCTTACGTAGTATGCTCACATCTTCTTGcattgaattcaaattttttgttttgtaaattataATAGTTTATAATAGAATATCgtctgaataaaaaaaaaaatgtcaaatataAAATCACAAAGATCATGCACAAATAAGGACAGAGAATTATAATCGTTTTACAATACCATCAActtttacaaaatcaaaatcaaaacaagaaacaaatatTTCATGCCTCCATTAAGCTAGGTTAATGAGGCATGTCATGAACCTTACTTGTTTCTGAAGGTACAAATCTTCCAACACACATTCAAGATAAATACATTGGATGTAGCACTATATAGGAAATATGACGGCACGGAGGTAATtggcttttttcttttaatagtTCGAGTCCCatttattctttaaaaaaaaaaaaaaagtgtaaaattAAAAGCGATCTACAAGTTCAGAGAGTACATCGATGAAATACTCTAAATATTATACTAGCTTCAATTATTGAAGCTCCAGTTCAGAATTTTATGATCTTCAATTGGTTGGCCGGTTGATGCAGTGAAACCAACATACATTTCATCAAGAAAAACTTGAGTGAGATCAAGAGGAACCCTAATCAAAGGCGTCTCAGGCTTCTTCACATTTTCAGGAGCCAATGTTATGCTGAGCTGGTAATTCCAGTACTCAATCCAAGCTTGATAGTTGTCTCCGCTACTCAGCTTTATTTCCTTGAAAGACAAGTCAGTAATGTTACTGCCCCCACCAAGCCAGTATCCAGCGTTGTAAGAAGCCAGAGAAGTTAGAGAATTGACGTTAACGCCGACGTGATTATCGTTGATGTCACCGAATTCTTTGTTCTGGAACACATCAAATTCGACTCCAAAAGCGTGGTTGTTGGGGTTACCGTTATTGGTATTGTTCAAGAAGCCGAGATGTTGGGATGGAGAGGCGGATTGGATGCCTGGAGAGGGAACGAAAACAAGGACGAATCCGTGGCCAGGGAGAGAGTCCTCGTATGGGGCTATGGAAAAGGTGAAAGAGGTGGTAAAAGGCAAAAGGTTTATGGAATCTGGATACCTTGTGGGAACCTTGGCATTGTAGAGAGCTCTGCCCATGGAAAATGTGGTGTTGGTTGTGAGAGAGAGAACACCAGAATCTGTGGTTGCATTTCCATAGAGCAAGATATCAGATGAGTTGAAACCAGTGAAGGAGAAATCAACTGCAAAACTTGATTGGAGGAGAAAGAGGGTGGTTAGGAATAGTACAATTAATTGAAGGGACTCCATTGAACTCTATGGCACCTGCAGTAAGCTATGAGTCTTCTGCATCATCCTGCAGTCAAAATATATAGAACTTGCCTTGCCTTCCAGAACCaacaaaattgaattaaaccCAACTTTTCCAAGTCAACATTTGTGTGGTAAAAACCCAGAGTGAACAAGCATGCCGACTTGGGAACTGATTTCCGCATACTTCTTTACACACTCTTATTTATTTCCGACCTTTAGATTAAGAAAACCAAAGGAGAATCAAGGAATGAAAAAATAGGATGTGCATAAGGAGAAAAGGAGTGTGTAGGCTTGGACTTTCGATGCCCACGACAAGAGCAAACTTAGACGTAGCTAAGTTAGCCATGACAAGAAGTCAAACGCAGCCAGATACAATTTTCAACCTTATAGTGCCAATCTACCCAACAAAAATTTAGGTGAGTACTAGTCTTCATGTAATCATCTAGGTCGTCTCTATTTTCAAGATAATATATTACTCAGAAATCAAAGGATTAGGAAATTATGCAGCATCTGTTATTAGAATTCCAGTCAAGCTGTAAGAAAATGGGGACTAATCATGATTACATGTGAAAGTGAGAATTATAAATGTGAACTCAAAAGAGTAAACAGATTCACCGTTTCCCCATTTTCTATCCAAAAAGTAAATAAAGTTGACAAAGGGGAAGGTGGTTAAACAGCACAAGGAAATTACTCTTTTCCATCACAAAACACAATTTTCATATTTCCCACATACTCTACAGCTTATGGCTTATAACAAGCTCTACAAGAATGGGCCATATTTTTCAGCAGCAAAGGAGGGAAAATGATACAGGTGAGAGGGCAAGAGAGCGAGCGACCGTGTGCTATAAACTTAGTTAAAAATGGGCACCGGCTATTCTTCCACGAGTGCCCCCCgtatacaaaaaaataaaggcaCCCCCCACCAATGAATAACTCACATTTCACAAGAGAAAACCAGCAATTTTATCCGCGGTGATTTTCCTGTTGCTGATGCTCTGCTTTCGCGTCTACTTATGCCAGCTCAACGACCGGAAACAAATAATGAATTGGTGGATATTTGGTTTGCCTCAGCGTGAAATTTTCTGACCTTTGCCTTGTCTAGGCGTGCTCGTCTAACAGCTTCCTGGACCTGGAGATCGTGGTCCTTCAGCATCTGATCCATGTTGCCAGAGGGGACTAGCAATGGACCTGAGTAGTGCATTTTGTGACCCTTTGATCCGTAACCAACCTGAAATAACCAGAAATAAAAAGTGATGTTGGGcaataagaataaaaataaaataaaaatacgaaACATAAACCATAAAGAATAGCTTATGAAccacaaatcaaaattaaaacaaaacgcACTCTTGAGGTTATTTTACACAAGCGATTATAAATCATAGAGGAAACCCCATCATAGGGGAAAAGGCGTGAGTTCAGGTACTCACAATAATTGGATCTTTGTTGCTTCGAATATCTTCTTTTTGATGAGAACCTGCAATGACCTGCTTTTGATCTTGTTGTAGGGGATCTGATGCCTCCTTGAAGGAACCCGGAAACCTGCCTATTGCTTTTGGAACTTCCATTTGTGAAGAACTAGACCTTTTTCTGCGTTCTTCAGATAACATACTCCTCCTTGCTACCACTAAACCTGACATTGCTGACAAGTCAGCTCCAGTTGAAACCTTTGGAGCATCATCTGGGTTCTTAGTAGACTTGGCCCATGCTGCCCGGTGAGCCAATGGCCCTGAATGGGAAGCTCGCTTATGATTATGTCCATGATGTTCTACACTTGCATCTACGGCTTGTGATAGCCTAGGTGGATCAATTGGAAAGCCAGAAGCTACTTCTTCTGGATGAGGGTTAAACTTCTCACTCCGGCTCTTAGAACCGTCTTGTCTTTTCTGTAACAAGAAAACCCCTTGTATTGAGATATATATCCCGTATGAATTTAATATCATAAACAATACTGAATAATTTACAACAAAGGGTCTCCAAGAGAAATTTGAGTCCAACAATTTCTTGCATTGAATAATAACATGCAATTTGGATCACGCAAGATTATAAGTGAAAGAAATTATTTCACAGCTGAAAAATACATTATTCCGTAGTTGAAGAAAAGCAAGTCTGTAATTAACAAGACCATCAATGTTATGTTGAGTTAATCACATTGGTAGAAATCACAAGCTAAGCACGGGTATATATAACTCAAGGAAAAATTTGGGTTGATCATAAATGCCCCTTTTCATAGtagaaaacttgaaaaaaagacatgatttttaaagaagtagaagagaaaatatataagATATTTTCTGGCAGATTCTATGCAATAAAAGTGCATTGAATATGTCAATTAAATACTGCAAGTTCatgtaaaaaacagaaaagaaaggcAACACATAAATATCATCATACATAAAAGGTTAGAACATAAATCAATGATGGAGCCAAGTGAgtgtttttagttaaaataacATCAGGTTACCTTCATTGACATGACTAATTCAGCATTAGCATCAGGTGCTGGTATGGCTCGAGACTCTCTTGTTCCTCTCCTTTCGTGGTCAAGCCTTTGGCCCTTCCCTGCTGCTCCTTGTCTACCAATGTGTGGAAAAAGATTGTTACTATATACACCACCCACATTAACAATGTTAAAAATAGAAGAGGAAAAAACTATACATATAGGACCAAACTTTATATCAGGTTCACAATACTCAAATTAAATCTTGAGAAATGAGTAGACAGAATTCAACCAAAAACCATCAGTGTGTAAGCATGTACACAGAAATAATAAATGGTTTTACACTAATGCACTTCATAAATGAGACTAAATCACAACCGTACACAGCCCCAACCAACGAAAAATTGTACAAACTAGGGTGCTTTAGGGAAACTCCAGTGTCCAGACTCGTTTGAGATCAGTTATTAAATACCAAAGCCTACTCATTCCATTACGTTTAGGTTTAGATAGTTTCCCATTATTTGATGTTAAGAACCCAAGAACCCCTACACGGAAGCTTTAGTAAAATCACAAAAGAACAACTTCACCCACAGGTATCATGCATCAAGTCTGTCCGACACTGGAGAAAATCCAGTGTTTTCtaggattttcattttttttttgggaggcCAACGGAACACTTGGAGAAAATCCTAGCACATtggcattctaggattcatacaatcGACCCCACTTAGAGGGATAAGGccttgttgttgttattgttgggACTGAACTACTCATGCCACAAATGTAAGTACTTTAAAATGTGTGTAGAATCtagatataatatatataaacacacgcTAGTGGTCCAACTGTGCAACTTCCTTGCAACTATAAATTGAGAAACGGTAAAATTCTACTTGTAGTTAAGTGTCAGTTACTAATTTATGTAACAACATTCACCTTCTAGCTTCCTCATCCCGTACTTTAGCATCAAACTCTTTGCTTGGAGGATACTTTGGCAAACTTGATGGATCACAAGGAAGAGGTTTTGTTGTAAAGAACTGTGAAAAATaaggaaacaaaaagataaCACATGAGAAACACAACCAAAGTTATGGGAGAATAACTCATAAAGAGATAGGATGATTCTAAAATCTAAATAGTTATTAATGCAGAAGAGAGTTATCAAATGTTCCTGCCAATTAAAATACACATTGTAGCCTTTAAAAGCAGAGTCaggaaaaaccaaaaaaaattgctGCAATCTGGTGGTTTGCTTAACATGATCTCCAGAGCTACTAATTAGCTACCATTACATGGCATAAAAGTAGAGAAGACGTTAAATGAGTGAACTCAATGAAAAGTGGACTTGAACATAGTAAAGTTGTACTTTCAAAAATACCACAGGCAAAAGATGGAAAGCACAACATATCTACTGCTCTACCGCAGATGTAAGCATGCACAAGCAGTGAGGCACACATAAAATGGTGTCAAAGAAGATATCGAGTTAAAAGAAAGACTGCAGAAAAAATAATGCCTGTTTAGAAAACATTAAATTGGAATTAAATTAATATCCAAACCTCGCTCTTGAGAGCAGAAGCTGCAGATCCACGGTCTGCAGGATCTATAGAAAGAAGGGTCTCCATAAGTGCTAAAGCTGGTGCAGGGAAATCTTTAAAAGTTTCTGCCACACAACGTCTATAAGGTTGTTGGGGTTTAAATATGGTTGCATGAGGCAACTTTGATTTTCTCCAATACTCTTCAGAAGGTGAGCCACAAAGCTTGAAAATCTTATGCAACTGCTCCACCTACAAGGTAAAAATCCACAAAATCCGGTTATTTAGTTGCACAACACTTACATCTTAGAGAAGCATATGAGATTCTGAATGTAAAAAACAGAAAGGGGACATCCTAATAATTACAAAGTCGGCACGACTACAAGGGCACAGAGAAATTGAGCAACTGGAATGCAAACAGAAACAGTACATAAACTATCCCTAACCTACCAGCTAAAACCACAAAGCTTTCATGGTGGCATGGCCCAATGAGGTTACTTACAAAGCCACCTCTAAAGAGCCATCTCACATCTAACAAACCATTTCTAAGAAAGGGGAAGAATAATCTGAAATTTTACACTCAAACTAATTTGTAGTGTATAATGAACCTAACAGGAACAACAATTCAGAGAGCCACAAGACAGACATGCAAGATGCCACCACTAGGTTTATGTTGTAAAATCACAACAAACCGGATCAGGAATAAGGATGGAAGCAAGTTTACGGCACACATTTATGAAGATGATTCATTATGGTGATTTCCACTAAATAAGAAAGGTTATTAGCTGAATGCTTATTCTTCCACCAACTAGAAAGTATTCAATTTAAAAGCAGAAACATGTGTGTGTGCGTTTGTGCTACCAAATAGTTGGAAGATAAAAATCAGTGAAGAGCATCAACTCTACATGcccataagaaaaaaaaaaaaaaactctaaataCCTCAGTTCTTCCAGGCATAATAGGCTTTCCAGAATACAGTTCAGCAACTATGCAACCTGTACTCCACAAATCCACAGCTGTCCCATAGTATGTAGCACCAAGCAGAAGCTCAGGTGGACGATACCATAGAGTTACAACACGACTTGTCAAAGGTTGATTTTGACAAGGATCAAACAAACTTGCCAGACCAAAGTCTGCGATTTTCAGCATGCCATTGTTGTCAATTAAAAGGTTGGAACCTTTAATATCACGATGCAGAACACCACGACTGTGACAATGATCAAGTCCACATAACAGTTGCTGCATGTAACATTTAACCTgccaataaatcaattaaacctCAATCATCCATCCAACTGAACAGTCTTGATACTAGCATACCATAAGTCGTGTAGTCTATATACATAAGTGAAATGAAACTGCAGGATAGCATTCACACAACTACACAAGTGTCAAAGTAAACAAAATACCAGTAGCATCAATGGATGCTGGTGAGAGAAAGTTCATAACATGAACATCATGCAGATACAGAAAGCAAGAACCGACGAAAAACCTGCAGTAACTTGTTACTTTAGTATAAGAAGGAAAGAAGACGACCAAGTACCTGTGCTTCTGTAAACTTCAGACCAGGGTGTGAAGCAAGCCCTGCCAAATCATGCTCCATGTACTCAAACACAAGGTACAAGCTGCAAGACATCCTTGAAGTAACTAGACCTTCTAGTTTTATAACATTTGGATGATCAAGCCTTCGTAAAATGTGAATTTCCCTTGCCATAAAGCGAACACTCTCAGGCTCCAGGTTATCAAACCTCACTTTCTTCAAGGcaacaattttcttttgatcAAGATCACGGGCCCGATAAACATTACTGTAAGTTCCCTGACCAATCtgcaaaatataaatattaggACACAACCAAAGCCAGCTAATATGGAAGTGTAAAGAGATAGCACCAAGGAAAATAACCGAAAACAGAGATATCATATCACAGAGGAAAGAACTGAATAGAGCGATTTGGTATTTATTATATGTCATaaaccttttccttttctcaatGTTATTGTGAAAATCAGATACATATATAAGCATAGCAACCAAACAGCATCCAATAGAGTacccaaaacataaaactgtaAAACCAACCTACCTAagtgaaaattaacaaaatcctACAAGTGCCGATAATTCCATTCATAACTTGCAGAACCAACTACTACCTTAAAACTGTTATGCTTGAACAAGTCACCCAtgtcaaattatttttaataaacaatgctTTAAGCTTCTGTGTACAGTAGCCCTTAGCTTCAAGTTTtccattgcctttttcttttaaaagtttttacgTAGGAGAACTAAAGAGTGAATTTTGCACCATATGAATTCCATGTGCCTATTCATAAGTATACTGTATACCTTGACGCAACATTCTTAAACTTGTCAATACTAATAAGTAATAATAATACTACTGCCCTCAACCCCAACATTAAATTGGCTACTTACTAAACCTTGTTCCTCAATTAGTTATGAACCACAAGGAAACAGATTCCAATGAAATAGAAAATACCAAATTCAATCTCAATAATGCAGATTTTTCTTGCACCATAAAGCTACTTGAGaacgaaacaagaaaagaagcaTACTTTATCTAGCTTCTCAAATGAATCCGCACGACGGGGTACCCATCCTTTGATGGCCTCTCCAGCCACTGCAGCTAGCCAGGAGGGCCACCCTGCTGCAATCTGCTCCCCTTCTGCAGCTTTTGGAATGATACCAATCCCAGGATGTTGAGCAACAACATACTCCATCTTTTCCCTCTTCCTTTCGAAATTCTCACCTTGCGATCGAACAGGCCCATTCACTTGCGTATCAGTCAACATTGCTCTCCCACCATCGCCATCATATCGATCTTTCGGCCGATAAGTTTCCTCCCTCCTTGAGGAAGCAACCCTCGTCGTCCGCGAGTCTGATGCCCCCTTGTTGGACAATCTCTCTCTGGGGCTCTCCTTGCTATCCTCAATTGCAGAGGGCTTACAATAAATGCAACCCATTATGCACTAAAACCACCCCCAACAATGCCCTCCTATAGAACCACTGTTCTCACCCTCAGAAATCTTGCATTTTTACCACACAATCCTAACCAAAACCCAGAATTCAACTCATCCAATGTATATAATCCAACAAGCACCAAATGTATGAATCCACCCCTTCACAAACCCACCAAAGTCACACTTTTGCAAGAAGCAAAACCCACAATTTCAGAAACCCAAACCCTAGAATCTTGAAAATCTTCAATCTTTCACCATAGTAAGTTAAATTGAGCACATAAAACCTTCAAAATGCCAGTTCTTCCACATAGAATGCAAACTCTCAATGCTAATAAAAATACCCACAAATTCACAACAAACAAAACCCCAATTTCCCAGAAGTCCAAACCTTTTTGCACAACCTGCAGAATGTTGAGTACCTTCAAGACAAAGCACCCTCCTATTGAAAATGCCCCCTTTActggaaaccctagaaaattaTTCAGGGCATTTGGAGAAGGAAGGACATGGATCAATGGCTCCCAGGGGCTAGAGAGAGACGTAGAGTTGGAGAGTTTAAGAGaatacaaaaattaaacaaatattaaCATCAAATCTCTcgaataatataaataaataaaaaattgagtaaaaaaaaagaaaaaattggtaAGAGTGAGAAGGGGGAGTGTCCAGCAGCGGTAACAGGAGCTTTCAGTGAAAGAGAAAAGACTGACTCTGTGGTTTGTACAGGCCTAAAGCATAAAAGACATTCTTATCTTTCACCATCTTTCCCACGCGCCGTCTCTACCTTAATCAacttaactaattaattttactattttcaaaaattgaactgttattaaaacttcaaaaaatttaatctacattcctcataaatgtatttttctttctaattataaaaaatttagagtaccaaatgagattttaaagtgccaataacaattccctttagaaaattttttgttttctataaaGGGTGGATGATtcaaattagagatatgttttGCCAAAAGTGagggaaaatatcactaaatcCTAAATGTCTagaaattttctatttttagacaatttcaaaaattttctatttcaattcatGCATCGTTTTCTTTAGTGTTTTACCTGTCACAATATTGAAATAATTCATTTCCATTTTTGGCCAAATTGGCATTAATCGCCTTCTCCATTTGTAATATTATAGTTTCTATCatatttggtttttctttttgcttacAAAATTTTTTACTACGTGATTATTTTATTAACAGAAAAGACAAGATGAGAATTTGTGACATTTTTAATATTACTTTCAGTGATGAAAATAATTTGGAATCCTAGCATTTTTTTATGGAATTGAGTTTTTTTGTATACAATGATGTATTTACACCAAAAAGtgaaaagataaattgatatcgAATATCACTCACctataatactaagtggcttaGGGATTCAATTTATAACTTATGGTTCATACATGATTTCATTTACATAGAAAGAATTAACGTATTTTGTTAAAAAGTCGTGGATTATAGTTGTAAATAGAACAATAATTTGTTGGAAAGTGGTGGATAATAATTGTGGATGGAACACTTTTCTTCATCCCACTACGCATTGAATTCAAGCTTTCCTCCATCTCCCTCTCCccataatttaaattaattttgggTAAATTATCCTGCTCTTGTTAATAAAAAgttttattaacattttaagtGTAATGAAACCACGTCTAATTTTAGACCATGTTAACATAAGTAGGATTCTCCAtcaccactttttttttttttgaacagacaatattatttatattaagggGAGGGGATAAGCTTAgtttcacaatgggctagcaaaaatgtggttcaaattcacctttgacgagaattaaacttaaaacttctcacttacaagtgaataagAATaacactagaccgtaatactaagtgacgcCACCTCATATTGTttgaacaatattttataatgcaagcacaaaaattgtgtaaaaaagtACAAGGTGACGGAGCGACCACGAATAGTCTCCCTCTTGATAAAGTATTCTTGGTAtttttctaacataaattggagaataattataaaaaaaaaacataaacatataaAAAGGGTTGAACGAGGGAAGAAAAGCACTTTTGCCAAGACGTGAGTGCATCTCACGTGCTTGCAGCGAGAGTGAAACTATTACAAATATACTTGGTCTGCGTAGTCCGTAAAAAAGTTTAGGGTTAAGCTGTTAAATGTTTTATGCCGATTCAATGATTCAAGTCGTTGGCTTTTCCACTGCCTTCTCAGCGCCCTTCGTCTAAACTGTCGTTTATTGTTGTTTATTTGGTTCGACC contains the following coding sequences:
- the LOC137742818 gene encoding L-type lectin-domain containing receptor kinase VII.1-like — protein: MESLQLIVLFLTTLFLLQSSFAVDFSFTGFNSSDILLYGNATTDSGVLSLTTNTTFSMGRALYNAKVPTRYPDSINLLPFTTSFTFSIAPYEDSLPGHGFVLVFVPSPGIQSASPSQHLGFLNNTNNGNPNNHAFGVEFDVFQNKEFGDINDNHVGVNVNSLTSLASYNAGYWLGGGSNITDLSFKEIKLSSGDNYQAWIEYWNYQLSITLAPENVKKPETPLIRVPLDLTQVFLDEMYVGFTASTGQPIEDHKILNWSFNN
- the LOC137742461 gene encoding probable serine/threonine-protein kinase At1g54610, with the protein product MGCIYCKPSAIEDSKESPRERLSNKGASDSRTTRVASSRREETYRPKDRYDGDGGRAMLTDTQVNGPVRSQGENFERKREKMEYVVAQHPGIGIIPKAAEGEQIAAGWPSWLAAVAGEAIKGWVPRRADSFEKLDKIGQGTYSNVYRARDLDQKKIVALKKVRFDNLEPESVRFMAREIHILRRLDHPNVIKLEGLVTSRMSCSLYLVFEYMEHDLAGLASHPGLKFTEAQVKCYMQQLLCGLDHCHSRGVLHRDIKGSNLLIDNNGMLKIADFGLASLFDPCQNQPLTSRVVTLWYRPPELLLGATYYGTAVDLWSTGCIVAELYSGKPIMPGRTEVEQLHKIFKLCGSPSEEYWRKSKLPHATIFKPQQPYRRCVAETFKDFPAPALALMETLLSIDPADRGSAASALKSEFFTTKPLPCDPSSLPKYPPSKEFDAKVRDEEARRQGAAGKGQRLDHERRGTRESRAIPAPDANAELVMSMKKRQDGSKSRSEKFNPHPEEVASGFPIDPPRLSQAVDASVEHHGHNHKRASHSGPLAHRAAWAKSTKNPDDAPKVSTGADLSAMSGLVVARRSMLSEERRKRSSSSQMEVPKAIGRFPGSFKEASDPLQQDQKQVIAGSHQKEDIRSNKDPIIVGYGSKGHKMHYSGPLLVPSGNMDQMLKDHDLQVQEAVRRARLDKAKVRKFHAEANQISTNSLFVSGR